Proteins encoded in a region of the Eulemur rufifrons isolate Redbay chromosome 15, OSU_ERuf_1, whole genome shotgun sequence genome:
- the GNL1 gene encoding guanine nucleotide-binding protein-like 1, with the protein MPRKKPFSVKQKKKQLQDKRERKRGLQDGLRSSSNSRSGSRERREEQTDTSDGESVTHHIRRLNQQPSQGLGPRGYDPNRYRLHFERDSREEVERRKRAAREQVLQPVSAEVLELDIREVYQPGSVLDFPRRPPWSYEMSKEQLMSQEERSFQEYLGKIHGAYTSEKLSYFEHNLETWRQLWRVLEMSDIVLLITDIRHPVVNFPPALYEYVTGELGLALVLVLNKVDLAPPALVVAWKHYFHQHYPQLHIVLFTSFPRDPRTPQDPSSVLKKSRRRGRGWTRALGPEQLLRACEAITVGKVDLSSWREKIARDVAGATWGNGSGEEEEEEDGPAVLVEQQTDSAMEPTGPTQERYKDGVVTIGCVGFPNVGKSSLINGLVGRKVVSVSRTPGHTRYFQTYFLTPSVKLCDCPGLIFPSLLPRQLQVLAGIYPIAQIQEPYTAVGYLASRIPVQALLHLRHPEAEDPSAEQPWCAWDICEAWAEKRGYKTAKAARNDVYRAANSLLRLAVDGRLSLCFHPPGYSEQKGTWESHPETTELVVLQGRVGPAGDEEEEEEEELSSSCEEEGEEDRDADEEGEGDEDTPTSAPGSSLATRNPYALLGEDEC; encoded by the exons ATGCCGAGGAAGAAGCCCTTCAGCGTGAAGCAGAAGAAGAAGCAGTTGCAGGACAAGCGGGAGCGGAAGAGAG GGCTTCAAGATGGGCTACGCTCCAGTTCCAACAGCCGCAGCGGGAGCCGGGAGCGGCGGGAGGAGCAGACCGACACCTCGGACGGGGAGTCTGTGACCCATCACATCCGCAGGCTCAACCAGCAGCCTTCTCAGGGGCTGGGTCCGCGAGGCTACGACCCAAATcg ATACCGGCTGCATTTTGAACGGGACAGCCgggaggaggtggagaggagaaagagagcagCTCGGGAGCAAGTGTTACAGCCCGTCAGCGCTGAGGTGCTGGAGCTGGACATCCGGGAGGTCTATCAGCCCGGCTCAG TCCTGGACTTTCCCCGACGTCCTCCTTGGAGCTATGAGATGTCCAAGGAGCAACTAATGAGCCAGGAGGAACGAAGCTTCCAGGAGTATCTTGGGAAGATTCATGGGGCTTACACCTCTGAGAAACTCAGCTACTTTGAGCACAATTTGGAG ACGTGGAGGCAGCTGTGGCGAGTGTTAGAGATGTCTGACATTGTCCTGCTTATCACTGACATCCGACATCCA GTTGTGAATTTCCCACCAGCGCTTTATGAGTACGTGACTGGAGAACTTGGGCTGGCCCTGGTGCTGGTCCTGAACAAGGTGGATCTGGCCCCGCCAGCTCTCGTGGTTGCCTGGAAGCATTATTTCCACCAGCACTATCCCCAGCTCCACATCGTCCTTTTCACCTCCTTCCCTCGGGACCCTCGTACCCCACAGGACCCTAGTAGTG TCTTGAAGAAGAGTCGGAGGCGGGGGAGAGGATGGACTCGGGCCCTGGGGCCGGAGCAGTTGCTGAGAGCCTGTGAAGCCATCACTGTGGGGAAAG TGGACCTGAGCAGCTGGCGGGAGAAGATTGCTCGGGATGTGGCTGGGGCCACCTGGGGTAATGGCtccggggaggaggaggaagaagaggatggGCCAGCAGTGCTGGTGGAGCAGCAGACTGATTCAGCGATGGAGCCAACTGGCCCAACTCAGGAGCGCTACAAGGATGGGGTGGTGACCATCGGCTGTGTGG GTTTTCCCAACGTGGGAAAGTCCTCGCTAATCAATGGGCTGGTGGGGCGGAAGGTCGTGAGTGTGTCCAGAACCCCAGGCCATACCCGATACTTTCAGACCTACTTTCTCACCCCCTCCGTGAAGCTCTGTGACTGCCCGGGCCTCATCTTCCCATCTCTGCTGCCCAGGCAATTGCAG GTCCTGGCGGGCATCTACCCCATCGCGCAGATCCAGGAGCCCTACACCGCCGTGGGCTACCTGGCCTCCCGGATCCCCGTGCAGGCCCTGCTCCACCTGCGCCACCCAGAGGCTGAGGACCCCTCAGCAGAACAGCCCTGGTGTGCCTGGGACATCTGTGAAG cctgggcagagaAACGTGGTTACAAGACAGCCAAGGCGGCTCGGAACGACGTGTATAGAGCAGCCAACAGCCTTCTGCGGCTGGCAGTGGATGGCCGCCTCAGCCTGTGTTTTCACCCCCCAGGCTACAGTGAACAGAAAG GCACCTGGGAGTCCCATCCAGAGACCACGGAGCTGGTGGTTttgcagggcagggtgggcccaGCAGgtgacgaggaggaggaggaagaggaagagctgAGCAGCTCctgtgaggaggagggagaggaggaccgGGATGCGgatgaggagggagaaggggatgaggACACCCCAACCTCAGCTCCAGGGTCCAGCCTGGCCACCCGAAACCCTTATGCCCTGCTGGGTGAGGACGAGTGCTGA